Proteins encoded in a region of the Corallococcus caeni genome:
- a CDS encoding M4 family metallopeptidase, producing MAHRLLKTIGAAWLGVALTACGTQGSTGEETQAPEQEKSGEDIQSSLNALAGAQVVGVHADGIPDNITGELGRVARTLNTLDASRQAVAGVAPAFRLNADDLVLRKASTDEQGNQHLRFKQTKNGLEVIGGELVVHVRPDGTVFRANGSARDGVNVSALPRIAASSARDAALSATVGTGLAAQGAPRLVYVRTDDGALRLAYEVKVTGESDLMPLRDRVYVSAVDGSIVLRAPEIHTALNRKVYSANNGTSTPGTLKRSEGQAAIGDSHVDTNYDMLGYTYNCYKTLFNRDSLDNAGETLISTVHYSTNYVNAYWDGTQMVYGDGDGVNSIELGKDADVTVHELTHAVTERESNLTYSGQSGGLNEAMSDTFGAICESWASGTWSTAAAIWMVGEDVWTPGTANDALRYMDDPAKDGASKDWAANVTSGTDVHYSSGVPNLAFALLSKGGVHPRRSGGPTVPAIGVEKAGRIWYKANTDLYTASTNFAQAKTLTIQAAADLGYDQATQDAVKAAWEAVGVGVVTPPPTSTPLTNGTAVTNLSDSTGNSKYYSLVVPSGATGLTFTISGGTGDADLYVRFGAAPDASTYDCRPYVGGNAETCTITNIQAGTYYVMLNAYAAYSGVTLKGSYTAPGGGGGNVLQSGVAVTGVSGASGSFTTEWTTLDVPANKTVTITTTGGTGDADLYVRFGSSPTTTAYDCRPYQSGNTETCTLTKTTAGKYYVKIRGYTAYSGVTLKAVY from the coding sequence TTGGCTCATCGACTGTTGAAGACGATTGGCGCGGCTTGGCTCGGCGTGGCTCTGACGGCGTGCGGTACGCAGGGTTCCACGGGCGAGGAGACGCAGGCGCCTGAGCAGGAGAAGTCGGGCGAGGACATCCAGAGCTCGCTGAACGCGTTGGCTGGCGCCCAGGTGGTGGGCGTGCACGCGGACGGCATCCCGGACAACATCACGGGCGAGCTGGGCCGGGTGGCGCGGACGCTGAACACGCTGGACGCGAGCCGCCAGGCGGTCGCGGGCGTGGCGCCGGCGTTCCGGCTGAACGCGGACGACCTGGTGCTGCGCAAGGCGAGCACCGACGAGCAGGGCAACCAGCACCTGCGCTTCAAGCAGACGAAGAACGGCCTGGAGGTCATCGGCGGTGAGCTGGTGGTGCACGTGCGCCCCGACGGCACGGTGTTCCGCGCCAACGGCTCCGCGCGCGACGGCGTGAACGTGTCCGCGCTGCCGCGCATCGCGGCCTCGTCCGCGCGCGACGCGGCGCTGAGCGCGACGGTGGGCACGGGCCTGGCGGCCCAGGGTGCTCCCCGCCTGGTGTACGTGCGCACCGACGACGGCGCGCTGCGCCTGGCGTACGAGGTGAAGGTCACGGGCGAGAGCGACCTGATGCCCCTGCGCGACCGCGTCTACGTGAGCGCGGTGGACGGCTCCATCGTGCTGCGCGCGCCGGAGATCCACACGGCGCTCAACCGCAAGGTCTACAGCGCGAACAACGGCACCAGCACCCCGGGCACGCTCAAGCGCAGCGAGGGCCAGGCGGCCATCGGTGACTCGCATGTCGACACGAACTACGACATGCTGGGCTACACCTACAACTGCTACAAGACGCTGTTCAACCGCGACTCGCTGGACAACGCGGGTGAGACGCTCATCAGCACGGTGCACTACAGCACCAACTACGTGAACGCCTACTGGGACGGCACCCAGATGGTGTACGGCGATGGCGACGGCGTGAACTCCATCGAGCTGGGCAAGGACGCGGACGTCACCGTCCACGAGCTGACCCACGCGGTGACGGAGAGGGAGTCCAACCTCACGTACTCCGGCCAGTCTGGCGGCCTCAACGAGGCGATGTCCGACACCTTCGGCGCCATCTGCGAGAGCTGGGCCTCCGGCACGTGGAGCACCGCGGCGGCCATCTGGATGGTGGGCGAGGACGTCTGGACGCCGGGCACGGCGAACGACGCCCTGCGCTACATGGATGACCCGGCGAAGGACGGCGCGTCCAAGGACTGGGCGGCCAACGTGACGTCCGGCACGGACGTGCACTACAGCTCCGGCGTGCCCAACCTGGCGTTCGCGCTGCTCTCCAAGGGTGGCGTGCACCCGCGCCGCTCGGGCGGCCCCACGGTGCCGGCCATCGGCGTCGAGAAGGCCGGCCGCATCTGGTACAAGGCCAACACCGACCTCTACACGGCGAGCACGAACTTCGCGCAGGCGAAGACGCTGACCATCCAGGCGGCGGCGGACCTGGGCTACGACCAGGCCACGCAGGACGCGGTGAAGGCGGCCTGGGAAGCGGTGGGCGTGGGCGTCGTGACGCCTCCCCCGACCTCCACCCCGCTGACCAACGGCACGGCGGTGACGAACCTGTCCGACAGCACGGGCAACAGCAAGTACTACTCGCTGGTGGTCCCCTCGGGCGCGACGGGGCTGACGTTCACCATCTCCGGTGGCACGGGTGACGCCGACCTGTACGTGCGCTTCGGCGCCGCGCCGGACGCGTCCACCTACGACTGCCGTCCGTACGTCGGTGGCAACGCGGAGACGTGCACCATCACCAACATCCAGGCGGGCACCTACTACGTGATGCTGAACGCCTACGCCGCGTACTCGGGCGTGACGCTGAAGGGCAGCTACACGGCCCCCGGCGGTGGCGGCGGCAACGTGCTGCAGAGCGGCGTGGCGGTGACGGGCGTCTCCGGCGCCTCCGGCTCCTTCACCACGGAGTGGACGACGCTGGACGTGCCGGCGAACAAGACGGTCACCATCACCACCACGGGTGGCACGGGTGACGCGGACCTGTACGTGCGCTTCGGCTCCTCGCCGACGACCACCGCGTACGACTGCCGTCCGTACCAGTCCGGCAACACCGAGACGTGCACCCTGACCAAGACGACCGCGGGCAAGTACTACGTGAAGATCCGCGGGTACACGGCCTACTCGGGCGTGACGCTCAAGGCCGTCTACTAG
- a CDS encoding acyl-CoA dehydrogenase, translating to MSVPRPNPLLSDRDVDFQLYEALDTAGLCALPAFQEHSRDTFALLLDSTRRFAREVLAPTYRPMDAAPPVFEHGRVRVHPAMRSLYAGMVDLGLLTATRPPDVGGQQLPLTVHAVASAYLMAANLSAYGYLGLTLGAAHLLEVFGTPFLRDTFMARLYRGEWTGTMALTEPQAGSSLADVKTRATPAPDGSYRLQGSKIFISGGDQDFTDNVVHLTLARIEGAEGGTRGVSLFAVPAKRPEADSLVPNDVQVAGVIHKIGWRGLPSLVLNFGEANDCHGWLVGQPGRGLACMFQMMNEARIMVGLNGVSTAAVAYQESLAYARERPQGRPAGIRDTTRAQSPIIEHADVRRMLLRQKAIVEGGLALLLTTSTQADLATHAPDEATRKRAHLLLDLLTPIAKTFPAERGFEANALALQIHGGYGYSSEYLPEAWLRDQKLNSIHEGTTGIQGLDLLGRKAVAEGGAALQALDEEVRATTARAHAAGVEPAWSDALEDALQQATTLTLELGARGMAGEVDVMLRHSTDFLELFSVVAVAWRWLAQAAAAKEGLARTTSAEDAGFYEGKLAAAQYWFAVEVPRVPLLAHLCRTGEDSYARMRPDWF from the coding sequence ATGAGCGTGCCCCGCCCCAACCCCCTGCTGTCGGACCGCGACGTGGACTTCCAGCTCTACGAGGCGCTGGACACCGCGGGCCTCTGCGCGCTGCCTGCCTTCCAGGAGCACTCGCGCGACACCTTCGCGCTCCTCCTGGACAGCACCCGCCGCTTCGCCCGCGAGGTGCTCGCCCCCACCTACCGGCCCATGGACGCCGCCCCGCCCGTCTTCGAACACGGCCGCGTGCGCGTGCATCCCGCCATGCGCTCGCTCTACGCCGGCATGGTCGACCTGGGCCTGCTCACCGCCACCCGCCCGCCGGACGTCGGCGGCCAGCAGCTCCCCCTCACCGTGCACGCCGTGGCCAGCGCCTACCTCATGGCCGCCAACCTGAGCGCCTATGGCTACCTGGGCCTCACGCTCGGCGCCGCGCACCTCTTGGAGGTCTTCGGCACGCCCTTCCTGCGCGACACCTTCATGGCCCGGCTGTACCGCGGTGAATGGACCGGCACCATGGCCCTCACCGAGCCCCAGGCCGGCAGCAGCCTCGCGGACGTGAAGACGCGCGCCACGCCCGCGCCGGACGGCTCCTACCGCCTCCAGGGCTCGAAGATCTTCATCAGCGGCGGCGACCAGGACTTCACCGACAACGTCGTGCACCTCACCCTCGCCCGCATCGAGGGCGCGGAGGGCGGCACGCGCGGCGTGTCCCTCTTCGCCGTGCCCGCGAAGAGGCCGGAGGCAGACTCGCTCGTCCCCAACGACGTCCAGGTGGCCGGCGTCATCCACAAGATTGGCTGGCGCGGCCTGCCCAGCCTCGTCCTCAACTTCGGTGAAGCCAATGACTGTCACGGCTGGCTCGTGGGCCAGCCCGGTCGCGGCCTCGCCTGCATGTTCCAGATGATGAACGAGGCGCGCATCATGGTGGGCCTCAACGGCGTGTCCACCGCCGCCGTCGCCTACCAGGAGTCGCTCGCCTACGCGCGTGAACGCCCCCAGGGCCGCCCCGCCGGCATCCGCGACACCACGCGCGCCCAGTCCCCCATCATCGAACACGCCGACGTGCGCCGCATGCTGCTGCGCCAGAAGGCCATCGTGGAGGGCGGCCTCGCGCTCCTGCTCACCACCTCCACGCAGGCGGACCTGGCCACCCACGCGCCGGACGAAGCCACGCGCAAGCGCGCGCACCTGCTGCTGGACCTGCTCACGCCCATCGCCAAGACGTTCCCCGCGGAGCGGGGCTTCGAAGCCAACGCGCTCGCGCTGCAGATCCACGGCGGCTACGGCTACTCCAGCGAGTACCTCCCGGAGGCGTGGCTGCGCGACCAGAAGCTCAACAGCATCCACGAGGGCACCACCGGCATCCAGGGCCTGGACCTGCTCGGGCGCAAGGCGGTGGCGGAGGGCGGCGCCGCGCTCCAGGCGCTCGACGAGGAGGTGCGCGCCACCACCGCCCGCGCCCACGCCGCGGGCGTGGAGCCCGCGTGGAGCGACGCGCTGGAGGACGCGCTCCAGCAGGCCACCACCCTCACGCTGGAGCTGGGCGCGCGAGGCATGGCGGGCGAGGTGGACGTGATGCTCCGCCACAGCACGGACTTCCTGGAGCTCTTCAGCGTGGTGGCCGTGGCGTGGCGCTGGCTCGCGCAGGCCGCCGCCGCGAAGGAGGGCCTGGCGCGCACGACGAGCGCGGAGGACGCTGGCTTCTACGAGGGCAAGCTCGCCGCCGCGCAGTACTGGTTCGCGGTGGAGGTGCCGCGCGTGCCGCTGCTAGCCCACCTGTGCCGCACGGGCGAGGACTCCTACGCGCGCATGCGCCCGGACTGGTTCTGA
- a CDS encoding fibronectin type III domain-containing protein, producing the protein MSFRRLSLLLVPACAAWLGCGEAPPSEEVNPPEIAMDPREGTAVISSDEFLPGCGETDGGTGPVDAGTSVLVTADTRFHSSAGVTVVPQDLSGRDVEILIPNGIDFERRTGTPVAGGLRFDNVPDGEYFLRSNRFYYLTRERHFDLGVNRIGRPDAVYTSLNETPVSAELFNLEPWQQWASTAEQGSVVQVTSADVDAYNAFSPSVEIPVGATSIFDPDAYAFSSNGYGLAVLDQAKGDRLYVNQLNSVAVGTLPSGGTLAYQTVVSSAHLPSFSFTPDGTTALPLAATMTPVRQTPFSLEWRLNEFSRWRTDSNPTGTIGYASMSLLPIPFGYQHGWVGYQGELFNLWLPRGEDGVITNRFAYGNPYPSSWGVVGTISYSFRAPSPVIVGTRAHYPSGNVFITDRMDHLIAGPIQPGISPPRELRIDGVDAYVPRVVGTNQPVISWRAPAMRAPRNYVVSVLQLISTFTATPTLRFYVPGDRTQVRLPPGLLLPGTSYYVRVTADDSPYYEPSRAPYVTAELLPAVSADTFSAVFTTP; encoded by the coding sequence ATGTCCTTCCGACGTCTGTCGTTGTTGCTCGTCCCCGCCTGCGCGGCCTGGCTGGGCTGCGGGGAAGCGCCTCCCTCCGAGGAGGTGAACCCTCCCGAGATCGCCATGGACCCCCGCGAGGGGACGGCGGTCATCTCCAGCGACGAGTTCCTGCCGGGCTGTGGTGAGACCGACGGGGGCACCGGGCCGGTGGACGCGGGCACGTCCGTGCTGGTGACGGCGGACACCCGCTTCCACTCCAGCGCCGGGGTGACGGTGGTGCCGCAGGACCTGTCCGGCCGCGACGTCGAAATCCTCATCCCCAACGGCATCGACTTCGAGCGGCGCACGGGCACGCCAGTGGCGGGGGGCCTGCGCTTCGACAACGTGCCGGACGGTGAGTACTTCCTGCGCTCGAACCGGTTCTACTACCTGACGCGGGAGCGCCACTTCGACCTGGGCGTCAACCGCATTGGCCGTCCGGACGCGGTCTACACGTCCCTCAACGAGACCCCCGTGTCGGCGGAGCTCTTCAACCTGGAGCCCTGGCAGCAGTGGGCCTCCACCGCCGAGCAGGGCAGCGTCGTGCAGGTCACCAGCGCGGACGTGGACGCGTACAACGCGTTCTCCCCCAGCGTGGAAATTCCCGTCGGGGCCACGTCCATCTTCGACCCGGACGCCTACGCGTTCTCCAGCAATGGCTACGGACTGGCCGTCCTGGACCAGGCGAAGGGTGACCGCCTCTACGTGAACCAGCTCAACTCCGTGGCGGTCGGGACGCTGCCGAGCGGCGGGACCCTGGCGTACCAGACGGTGGTGAGCAGCGCGCACCTGCCGTCGTTCTCGTTCACGCCGGACGGCACCACGGCGCTGCCGCTGGCGGCCACGATGACCCCCGTGCGCCAGACGCCCTTCTCCCTGGAGTGGCGCCTGAACGAGTTCTCCCGCTGGCGCACGGACTCGAACCCCACCGGCACCATCGGCTATGCCTCCATGTCGCTGCTGCCCATTCCGTTCGGCTACCAGCACGGCTGGGTGGGCTACCAGGGCGAGCTGTTCAACCTGTGGCTGCCGCGCGGTGAGGACGGCGTCATCACGAATCGCTTCGCCTACGGCAATCCCTATCCGTCCAGCTGGGGCGTGGTGGGCACCATCAGCTACTCGTTCCGCGCCCCGTCGCCCGTCATCGTGGGCACCCGCGCGCACTACCCCAGCGGCAACGTCTTCATCACCGACCGGATGGACCACCTCATCGCCGGCCCCATCCAGCCGGGCATCTCGCCGCCGCGGGAGCTGCGCATCGACGGCGTGGACGCCTACGTGCCGCGCGTGGTGGGCACCAACCAGCCGGTCATCAGCTGGCGGGCTCCCGCGATGCGCGCGCCCCGGAACTACGTGGTGTCCGTCCTCCAGTTGATCAGCACCTTCACCGCCACGCCGACGCTGCGCTTCTACGTCCCCGGTGACCGGACGCAGGTCCGCCTGCCGCCGGGCCTGCTGCTGCCCGGGACGAGCTACTACGTGCGCGTGACGGCGGACGACTCGCCGTACTACGAGCCCTCGCGCGCGCCGTACGTCACCGCGGAGCTGCTGCCCGCGGTCAGCGCGGACACGTTCAGCGCCGTCTTCACCACGCCGTAG
- a CDS encoding M16 family metallopeptidase → MPTLRPLRSALAALLFVSACATTQAPAPDSAPAQPPPAPEAPAPATPAPTAPLSTKGVTLPEATAVTLKNGVRLLLVEKHELPLVSFSAWLKGGAVTDPAGKEGLAALTAELLQKGAGSRNAQQFADAVDGVGGELEVVPGREALILNGSFQARDTALMVELLSDMLVRPRFDAKELEKARALRVSEIASAKDGDPRMLIGVYFNAFHFPSHPYGGSSVGSEASLPTIGRGDVLGWAKANLGADRLILSVVGDFDAKQLAAKLEAALGGWAPAGQPLPAVPATAPTKGRHVLLVDKPDATQTYFAIGNTGIRRTDPDRVVAELGNTVLGGRFTSLLNTELRVKTGLTYGARSSMQQALQPYTVVLTSYTQTATTGRAIDLALDVLSRYRQDGMDDAMLASAQAYVLGQFPPTLETGDQLAMKLSELAFYGLDAQDVNGFAGAVSAATRDGVRTVLQRVLPAPEDLTFVLIGKADALRDVARKYGPVTEMKISDKRFTPPTAPAR, encoded by the coding sequence ATGCCGACCCTCCGCCCGCTGCGCTCCGCCCTCGCCGCGCTGCTGTTCGTCTCCGCGTGCGCGACCACGCAGGCGCCCGCTCCCGACTCCGCGCCCGCGCAGCCTCCGCCGGCACCGGAAGCCCCTGCCCCGGCCACCCCGGCCCCCACCGCCCCGCTGTCGACGAAGGGCGTGACGCTGCCGGAGGCGACCGCCGTCACGCTGAAGAACGGCGTGCGGCTGCTGCTCGTGGAGAAGCACGAGCTGCCGCTGGTGTCCTTCAGCGCGTGGCTCAAGGGCGGCGCCGTCACCGACCCCGCCGGCAAGGAGGGGCTGGCCGCGCTCACCGCCGAGCTGCTCCAGAAGGGCGCGGGCTCCCGCAACGCCCAGCAGTTCGCGGACGCCGTGGACGGCGTGGGCGGCGAGCTGGAAGTCGTGCCGGGCCGCGAGGCCCTCATCCTCAATGGCAGCTTCCAGGCCCGCGACACCGCGCTGATGGTGGAGCTGCTGTCGGACATGCTCGTGCGCCCGCGCTTCGACGCGAAGGAGCTGGAGAAGGCCCGCGCGCTGCGAGTGTCGGAGATCGCCTCCGCCAAGGACGGCGACCCGCGCATGCTCATCGGCGTGTACTTCAATGCCTTCCACTTCCCCTCGCACCCGTACGGCGGGTCCTCGGTGGGCAGTGAGGCGTCATTGCCCACGATTGGCCGGGGCGACGTGCTCGGCTGGGCGAAGGCGAACCTGGGCGCGGACCGGCTCATCCTCTCCGTGGTGGGGGACTTCGACGCGAAGCAGCTCGCCGCGAAGCTGGAGGCCGCCCTGGGCGGGTGGGCCCCCGCGGGCCAGCCGCTTCCCGCCGTGCCCGCCACCGCGCCCACGAAGGGCCGGCACGTGCTGCTGGTGGACAAGCCGGACGCCACCCAGACCTACTTCGCCATTGGTAACACCGGCATCCGCCGCACCGACCCGGACCGCGTCGTGGCGGAGCTGGGCAACACCGTGCTGGGCGGCCGCTTCACCTCGCTGCTCAACACCGAGCTGCGCGTGAAGACGGGCCTCACCTACGGCGCCCGCTCCTCCATGCAGCAGGCCCTCCAGCCCTACACCGTCGTCCTCACCTCCTATACGCAGACGGCCACCACGGGCCGCGCCATCGACCTGGCGCTGGACGTGCTCTCGCGCTACCGCCAGGACGGCATGGATGACGCCATGCTCGCCTCCGCCCAGGCCTACGTGCTGGGGCAGTTCCCCCCCACGCTGGAGACGGGGGACCAGCTGGCCATGAAGCTGTCGGAGCTGGCCTTCTACGGCCTGGACGCCCAGGACGTGAACGGCTTCGCGGGCGCCGTGTCCGCCGCCACCCGCGACGGCGTGCGCACCGTGCTCCAGCGCGTCCTGCCCGCCCCGGAGGACCTGACGTTCGTCCTCATCGGCAAGGCGGACGCCCTGCGCGACGTGGCCCGCAAGTACGGCCCCGTCACGGAGATGAAGATCTCCGACAAGCGCTTCACCCCGCCAACGGCGCCTGCCCGTTGA
- a CDS encoding DUF1615 domain-containing protein, producing the protein MTRGAGRRGTGALCVGVLLALTACASRAPVATEVPAPPTLSVAQVTRLLPAKVKGAEREGWARDVLAALDAEAIAPSAPVVCQVLAIIEQESGFQADPAVPGLPKLVRQKLDGTAGRLGPLGRRLLEDVLAAKAKGAKRSFGARLDALRTERDLDRLFRDMLAYYEEEYPAAYAAADLASSLFGPSSFAGQNPVTTAGSMQVSVRYAVEKAGPDADPVAVRESLYTRAGGVRYGTARLLGFEAAYDAPLYRFADYNGGVYSSRNAALQAQVSRLTGVALATDGDLRLYDKDGEPRGEDSQSLKALLLFRQRYAPDLSERRVRRDVEEEKTADFEKTDTYLAVKRVYSKQTGEAPAYAQLPEVTLKSVKLSGERSTAWFARSVDARYQQCMARHRQAAR; encoded by the coding sequence ATGACGCGAGGTGCCGGCCGCCGGGGGACGGGGGCGCTGTGCGTGGGGGTACTGCTGGCGCTCACGGCGTGCGCGTCGCGGGCGCCGGTGGCGACGGAGGTGCCGGCGCCTCCCACGCTGTCGGTGGCGCAGGTGACGCGGCTCTTGCCGGCGAAGGTGAAGGGCGCGGAGCGCGAGGGCTGGGCGCGCGACGTGCTGGCGGCGCTGGACGCGGAGGCGATTGCTCCTTCAGCGCCTGTGGTCTGTCAGGTGCTGGCCATCATCGAACAGGAGTCCGGCTTCCAGGCGGATCCCGCGGTGCCGGGCCTGCCCAAACTGGTGCGTCAGAAGCTGGACGGCACCGCGGGACGGCTGGGCCCCCTGGGGCGGCGCTTGCTGGAGGACGTGCTGGCGGCGAAGGCGAAGGGGGCGAAGCGCAGCTTCGGCGCGCGGCTGGACGCGCTGCGCACGGAGCGGGACCTGGACCGGCTCTTCCGGGACATGCTGGCGTACTACGAGGAGGAGTACCCGGCGGCGTACGCGGCCGCGGACCTGGCAAGCTCCCTGTTCGGCCCGTCCTCGTTCGCGGGGCAGAACCCCGTCACCACCGCGGGCTCCATGCAGGTCAGCGTGCGCTACGCGGTGGAGAAGGCGGGCCCGGACGCGGATCCGGTGGCGGTGCGCGAGTCGCTCTACACGCGCGCGGGCGGCGTGCGCTACGGCACCGCGCGGCTGTTGGGCTTCGAGGCCGCGTACGACGCCCCGCTCTACCGCTTCGCGGACTACAACGGCGGTGTCTACAGCTCCCGCAACGCCGCGCTGCAGGCCCAGGTGAGCCGGCTCACCGGCGTCGCGCTGGCAACCGACGGAGACCTGCGACTGTATGACAAGGATGGAGAGCCTCGCGGCGAGGACAGCCAGAGCCTCAAGGCGCTGCTCCTCTTCCGTCAGCGCTACGCGCCGGACCTGAGCGAGCGCCGGGTGCGCCGGGACGTGGAGGAGGAGAAGACGGCGGACTTCGAGAAGACGGACACGTACCTGGCGGTGAAGCGCGTCTACTCGAAGCAGACGGGGGAGGCGCCCGCCTACGCCCAGCTGCCCGAGGTGACGCTCAAGAGCGTGAAGCTGAGCGGGGAGCGCAGCACCGCGTGGTTCGCGAGGTCGGTGGACGCCCGCTACCAGCAGTGCATGGCCCGCCACCGCCAGGCTGCGCGGTAG